The segment CCGGCTCGGTGCGGAACATGACATCGGCCGCCCAGTTCCGCAAGGAGGTCGATCGCGGGCTGGCCCGGCTGAAGCGGGGGCTGCCCAAGTCGCGGGTGCTGGTGGTCAGCATCCCGGACCTCTACCGGCTGTGGGAGCTGGGCCGCGACAACGAGCGCGCGACCCGGGTCTGGAGCCAGGGCGGGATCTGCCCGTCGATGCTGGCCGCGCCGACCTCCACGGCGGACGCCGACGAGCAGCGGCGCCGGCAGGTCCGGGACCGCATCGACGCGTACAACGAGCAGCTGCGCAAGGCGTGCCGCGCCTACGGCAAGCGCTGCCGGTGGGACGGCGGCCGGGCGCACCGGGTCCGCTTCTCGCTGGACCTGGTGAACCAGGTCGACTACTTCCACCCCAACGTCGAGGGCCAGAACGAACTGGCCGATGTGGTCTTCCCGAGCCGATTCGGCTGGTGAGAGCCAGGTCGCCAGACCGTCTATCCGTCGCGTTCCGGGGTGACGCGGTCGCGGATGCCGTCGAGCACCGCCTCCGCGGCCCACGCGGCGGCGTCGGCGATGTCACGCGGATCCATACCGAACTCGCGGCGGAACGTCACCCAGGTCCCGACGGAATCGAGGTGTGACAGCGCCGCGATGATCGCCCTGCGCTGTGCCGCGTCGAGGGACGGCACCTCGGCGTCCAGCAGCCGTTCGAGCTGCGCCCGGCCGGGCGACGGCGCCGCGCCGCTCACGCCTCGCATCTCCGTCTCGGCGACGACGTGCGCGAGCTCCGGCCGAGCGTCGTACCGCTGCATCGCCTCACGGATCGCCAGGGGGACGTCGAAGATCGAGTGCGACTCCTCGCGGGCGAACAGGGTCGCCTCGATCCACGCCGCGGTCGCCAGCAGCAGGTCGACGCGGGTGGGGTAGTTGCGGAACACGGTGCGCTCGGCGATGCCCGCCCGGCGCGCGATGACCCGGTAGGACACGTCGTCGCTGCCGAGCTCCTCGATCAGTTCGGCGTAGGCGGCCAGGATCGCCGCCTGCGTGCCGCTCAGCGCCGCGACGTCCGCCGGCCCGGTCACGGCTCCGCCCACGTCGCGTCGGGCAGAGGCTCGGCCCGCGTCGCGTCGCGCAGAGACTCCGCCCGCGTCGCGTCGGGCAGCCTGGCGAGCACGGCGCCCACGGCGTGGTCGAACGCGTCGCAGATCTCGCCGGCATCCATGTCGAAGCCCGTGCGCAGCCGGGCCCAGAACATCGCCGACGAGAAATAGCGCAGGGACGCCGCGACCCGCCGCCGATCCCGCCGGTTGAGCGTCGGCGTCGCCACGTCGAGCATCGCCTCGATCGCCCGCGTGATGTAGGCGGGCTCGATGTCGAGCGTCGGCGAGATCGCGGAGGCCCGGGCGCCGACGTACGCGAACGCGGGCGACGCGTCGAAGGCGCGGAAGCGCTCGTGCACGGCGGCGCAGAAATCGGACACGGTCACGAACGGCGGCAGCGGGAAGAAGGCCCGCTCGATCCAGTTCGAGAGAGCGGCGAGCAGGTGGGCACGCGTCGGGTACTGCCGGTAGATCGTGCGCTCCGAGATGCCGACCTCGTCAGCGAGGGCGCGATAGGAGATGTCGTCGAACGTGCGCTCGCGCAGCAGCACCGCGGCGCTCGCGAGAATCGCGGTCGCGGTGTCGACCGGCTCCTCCATCACGTCTCCCCCCGTCGTCGGGATGCCCTGCGGGCGGCCGCCCAGCGCGGTGGCCCGGTGACTTCCGGCGGGAGCACGTATCGATCGGAATCGTCGAGCGTGAGCGCCAGCGACGAGACGTACTGCACCTCGCCGTGCGGTCCTCTCTCGGCCGAGGCCAGCATATCCGGCCGCTCGAACGTGTAACCGGTGACATGACAGCGGAGCCGCTCGCCCGACGGGTTGCCGTCCGCGTCGAACCGGGGGGAGTCGATGCCGTCCGAGCGGCGGCGCAGGTAGTAGCGCCCCCGCGTGGCCAGGGCCGTGACCGGCGTGGCCACGAACGCGACGCCGATCGCGATGAGCACCGAGAACGGCTTGACGGCGGCGCCGAACAGCCCGGCGAAGGCGAGCAGCGACAGCACCGAGGCGAGCCCCACCGACACGAGCCCGACCGGGTTCCAGTCGTGCAGCATGCCGCGGCGGAACTCGGGAAAGCGCGGCGAGACGTGCAGCACCCACTTGTTGATCGCGATATCGGTGGCGATCGTCACCAGCCACGCCATGACGACGTTCGCGTAGAGGCTCAACACGAAGGAGATGAGGGTGAAGACGTCCAGCATCATGAGCACGTAGGCGATCACGAGATTGAACAGCACGAAGATCGTACGGCCCGGGTAGTGCTTCGCCATCCGGGTGAAGACGTTCGACCAGGCGAGCGATCCCGAGTACGCGTTCGTCACGTTGATCTTCACCTGCGCGACCACGATGAGCACCAGGGCGAGAACGATGGCGAGCCAGTCGGGGACGAGGGTCCGGTACATCTCGACGAACTGCTTGACCGGCTCGGTCGCCTGATGCCCGAGCGTGGGTTCGACCCGCACGAGCAGGTACACGGCGAGAAACACCCCGATCACCTGCTTGGTGCCGCTGAAGACGACCCAACCCGGGCCGGCGAACGAGAACGACATCCACCATGAGCGGGCGTTCGACGGCGTGCGCGGCGGCATGGCGCGGAGGTAGTCGATCTGCTCCGCCAGCTGCGGGGTGAGGGCGAAGCACACGGCCGCGCTGGAGACCACGGCGCCGAAGCTGACCGCGCCGTCGGAGTTGCCGGTGAACGACGTGAAGGCGCTCACCGCCTCGGGGTCGGAGACGACGATCCACAGCAGCGGAAGCAGGGCGAGGGCGAGCCACAGGGGCGTGGTCCAGAATTGCAGGCGCTCCAGCGCCCGCATGCCGTAGATGACGATCGGGATCACGACGACGGTCGAGATGAGATAGCCGAGCCACAGCGGCATCCCCGTCGCCACCCGCAGCCCCTGCGCCATGATGGCGCCCTCCAGCGCGAAGAAGATGCAGGTGAAGCCCGCGAAGATGACGGTCGTGATGATGGAGCCGTAGTAGCCGAACCCCGAGCCCCGGGCGATGAGGTCGAGGTCGAGGTTGTAGCGGGCGGCGTAGTAGGCGACGGGCACGCCCACGATGACGATGATGACCGACGCGAACACGATGCCGAGCACGGCGTTGGCGGTGCCGTGATCGATGCCGATGCTCGCGCCGATCGAGAAGTCGGCGAGGAACGCGATGGACCCGAGGGCTGTCGCACCGACGGAGGCCGCGCTCCATCGCCGGAAGGTGCGCGGCACATAGCGGAAGGCGTAGTCCTCGAGGCTGTCCTCTGCGGCCGCGCGCGCGTTGTCCGTCGACACAGGGCATATTTGCTGTCCGGTGTTACGACGACATTGCGAGTGTGAGTCATGCCTGCTCAGATCGCCATGGCGGCTCGCACGGTGGAGGTGGCTGCCTTGCCACCCTCTCCGGTCTGCGTGACGGAGCCCGAGGCGAGCACGACGTAACGCTCGGCGGCCTCCAGGGCGAAGCCGATGTGCTGCTCGACGAGCAGCACGTTGATGCCCTCGCCGGCCAGCTGCATGATGGTCTGCTCGATCTCGGCGACGATCGTGGGCTGGATGCCCTCGGTCGGCTCGTCGAGGATGAGCAGCTTCGGCTCGGTGATGAGGGCGCGGGCGATCGCGAGCTGCTGGCGCTGCCCCCCGGAGAGCAGGCCCGCCTTCCGGGTGGCGAACTTCTCCAGCGCGGGGAAGCGAGCCAGCTGCGCGTCGATGAGGGCCCTGCCGCGCCGGCGCCCGTCGGCGACGAGCTGCAGATTCTCGAGCGTCGTGAGCTGGCTGAACGCCTGCTGACCCTGCGGCACGTACGCCATGCCGCGAGCGACGCGCTGGTTGGGGGCGAGCGACGTGATGTCCTCGCCCTCGAAGAGCACCCGGCCTTTCGACGGCTTGATGAGGCCGATCGCGAGACGCAGCAGGGTCGTCTTGCCGGCGCCGTTGTGGCCGAGCACGGCCACCACCTTGCCGGTCGGCACCGTCACGCCGTGCAGCACCCGCGTGCGCCCATAGCCGGCCTCGATGTCGGTGAGCTGCAGCATGTCAGTCCTCCTTCGCGTTCTGCGTCACGGCTGCCGGTTCGAGCACGACCGACATCGCGGCCGTGGTGGCGGCGCCCGCGGTGCCGAGGTAGACCTGCTGCACCTTGGGGTCGGCCTGAACCTCGGCCACCGTGCCCTGCGAGAGCACCCTGCCCTGGTGCAGCACTGTCACGCGGGTGGCGAAGCGGCGCATGAAGTCCATGTCGTGCTCGACCACGAGCACGATGCGCTTCGCCGCGATGCGCTGCAGAAGCTCGCCGGTCGCGGTGCGCTCGTCCTGGCTCATGCCGGCGACGGGTTCGTCGAGCAGCAGCACCTTCGCGTCCTGCACGAGCAGCATCGCGATCTCCAGCCATTGCTTCTGGCCGTGCGACAGGATGCCGGCCGGCGTGGCGAGTTCGCCGGTGAGCCCGGTCTCCTCCAGCGCCTGCTCGATCGACGGATCGACGCCGCGCCGGGCCCGCAGTAGCGAGGTCGACGGGCGGTGCCGCCCGGCGGCGATGTCGAGGTTCTGCAGGACCGTGAGCTCGTCGAAGACGCTCGCGGTCTGGAAGGTACGGCCGACCCCGAGCCGTACGATCTTGTGCACCTGCTTGCCGAGCAGCTCCTTGTCGCCGAGCTTCGCCGACCCGGTGCCCTTGGTGAGCCCGGTGATGGCGTCGATGCAGGTCGTCTTGCCGGCGCCGTTCGGACCGATGAGGAACCGGACCTCCCCGGGATGCGCGTCGAAGGAGACGCCGCCGACCGCGACGAAGCCGGAGAACTCGACCTGGAGGTCAGTGACAACGAGCGATGCGCCGGTCACGACCGCACCTCCTCAAGCTCGGCCGCCGGTGCGGCTGCCGGTGCGGGCTCGGGCTCTTCGACAGGGCTCCGGCGCGCTGCGAGGAACTTGGCGGGCAGCGACGACAGCCCGTTGGGCAGGAAGAGGATGACGACGACGAACAGCAGACCGAGGATGTACGTCCAGCCCTCGGGCCAGGTCGAGCCGAGGCTCGACTGTCCCCATCCGACGGCCATCGCGCCGAGCGCGGGGCCGAAGAGCGACGCGCGGCCACCGAACGCGACGCCCGCGATCATGAGGATCGAGGCGGCGGCGCCGATCTCGGCCGGAGTGATGATGCCGACGATCGGCACGAACATCGCTCCGCCGATGCTCGCCATCAGCGCGGAGACGATGAAGGCGACGAGCTTGACGTTGGCCGGGTCGTAGCCGAGGAAGCGTACGCGCTCCTCGGCGTCCCGGGTGGCGACGAGGAGCTCGCCGAAGCGGCTGCGGTAGAGCTGCCAGACCGCGAGCAGGCACACGATGAGGAGCGCGGCCGCGATGAGGTACACCATGACCCTGTTCGCCGGGTCGTTGAGCACGTAGCCGAAGAAGTACTTGAAGTCGCTGAGCCCGGTGTCGCCGCCGGTCTCGCGGATCGTGGAGCTGATCAGGACGGCCAGTGCGACGGCGAGCGCCTGCGTCAGGATCGCGAAGTACGCGCCCTTCACCCGGCGCTTGAACAGCGCGTAGCCGAGAAGGCCGGCCACGATCACCGGGAGCACCACGATCGCCGCCAGGGTGAACGCCGCGCTGCGGAACGGCTCCCAGAACATCGGGAGCGGCGCGAGCGGGTCGTAGAGCACCATGAACCCCGGGATCCGGTCACCGGCGGTCTCCAGCGTGAGGTGCATGGCCATCGAGTACGCGCCGAGGGCGAAGAACACGCCCTGGCCCATCACGAGCATTCCGCCCCGACCCCAGGCCAGGCCGATGCCGACCGCGGCGATCGCCCAGCAGCAGTACTTGCCGAGGTTGTTGAGCCAGTGGTCGGTGAGCATGAGGGGAGCGACCGCGAGGAGCAGGAGGGCGAGCACCCCGATGCCACTGAGAGAGAGCCAAGACTTCGACTTGGTCATGCCAGACTCCTGGTTCGCACCGTGAACAGGCCCTGCGGGCGCAGCTGAAGGAAGACGATCACGAGGATGAAGGCGAACACCTGCGCCAGGCTGCCGGTCGTCCAGTAGGCGAAGAACGAGAGGGTCACGCCCACCGCCCACGCGGCGATGATGGTGCCCTTGAGCTGGCCGATGCCACCGGCGGCGACGACGAGGAAGGCCGGGATGATGTACTGCGCGCCCATCTGGGAGTTCGTGCCGCCGATGAGCGACGCGGCCACGCCGGCGACTCCGGCCAGGCCCGACCCGGTGAAGAAGGTGAGGCGATCGACGGTGCGGGTGGAGATCCCCGAGGTCTCGGCGAGGTCCCGGTTCTGCACTGTCGCCCGGATGCGGCGGCCGAACGGGCTGTACTTGAGCCACGCCGACAGCGCGGCGACGCAGACCGACGCGAGCACGATGGTGAACACCTGCCGCAGCGGCCAGTCGTAGCCGAGGACATTCATCTGCCCGTCGAGCCAGCCGGGCTTCTCCACCGGGACGCCCTGGGACGGGAAGATCTGCAGTGCCGCCTGCTGCAGGATCAGGCCGACGCCGACCGTGACGAGCAGGGTGTCGAGTGGCCTGCGGTACATCCACTGGATGATGGTGACCTCCAGCAGGAGGCCGAACAGGCCGGCGACGACGAACGCCACCGGCAGCGCGACCGGGATCGACAGGCCGCTTGCGGTGATGACCTGCTGGACGAGGTAGGCGGCGAAGGCGCCGATCATGAGGAACTCGCCGTGGGCCATGTTGATCACGCCCATCTGGCCGAAGGTGAGCGAGAGGCCCAGCGCGGCGAGCAGGAGCAGCGCGCCCTGTGCGCTGCCGTTCAGCAGCGGTGATATCAGTGCGTCCACGTGCAATCGCTCTCTCTAGCGTCTCTACGGAGGGGGAGGGGTCGCATGCCGCCCGCGGCATGCGACCCCTGCGGGCGATCAGCCCGCTGCGTCGACGAGCTGCTTGCGGA is part of the Actinoplanes sp. NBC_00393 genome and harbors:
- a CDS encoding TetR/AcrR family transcriptional regulator — its product is MTGPADVAALSGTQAAILAAYAELIEELGSDDVSYRVIARRAGIAERTVFRNYPTRVDLLLATAAWIEATLFAREESHSIFDVPLAIREAMQRYDARPELAHVVAETEMRGVSGAAPSPGRAQLERLLDAEVPSLDAAQRRAIIAALSHLDSVGTWVTFRREFGMDPRDIADAAAWAAEAVLDGIRDRVTPERDG
- the urtC gene encoding urea ABC transporter permease subunit UrtC; this translates as MTKSKSWLSLSGIGVLALLLLAVAPLMLTDHWLNNLGKYCCWAIAAVGIGLAWGRGGMLVMGQGVFFALGAYSMAMHLTLETAGDRIPGFMVLYDPLAPLPMFWEPFRSAAFTLAAIVVLPVIVAGLLGYALFKRRVKGAYFAILTQALAVALAVLISSTIRETGGDTGLSDFKYFFGYVLNDPANRVMVYLIAAALLIVCLLAVWQLYRSRFGELLVATRDAEERVRFLGYDPANVKLVAFIVSALMASIGGAMFVPIVGIITPAEIGAAASILMIAGVAFGGRASLFGPALGAMAVGWGQSSLGSTWPEGWTYILGLLFVVVILFLPNGLSSLPAKFLAARRSPVEEPEPAPAAAPAAELEEVRS
- a CDS encoding TetR/AcrR family transcriptional regulator, which translates into the protein MEEPVDTATAILASAAVLLRERTFDDISYRALADEVGISERTIYRQYPTRAHLLAALSNWIERAFFPLPPFVTVSDFCAAVHERFRAFDASPAFAYVGARASAISPTLDIEPAYITRAIEAMLDVATPTLNRRDRRRVAASLRYFSSAMFWARLRTGFDMDAGEICDAFDHAVGAVLARLPDATRAESLRDATRAEPLPDATWAEP
- a CDS encoding GDSL-type esterase/lipase family protein — encoded protein: MFRRWHLVALALLAVLALACEGAGGATPEPTDDPTTRPATALPSSMAALGDSITAGFGSCFAFVACSRNSWSTGTSSAVDSHYRRILEDNPKIKGEASNFAEPGAEADALAGQATRAVEVKAQYVTVLIGANDACAGSVRNMTSAAQFRKEVDRGLARLKRGLPKSRVLVVSIPDLYRLWELGRDNERATRVWSQGGICPSMLAAPTSTADADEQRRRQVRDRIDAYNEQLRKACRAYGKRCRWDGGRAHRVRFSLDLVNQVDYFHPNVEGQNELADVVFPSRFGW
- a CDS encoding ATP-binding cassette domain-containing protein, coding for MLQLTDIEAGYGRTRVLHGVTVPTGKVVAVLGHNGAGKTTLLRLAIGLIKPSKGRVLFEGEDITSLAPNQRVARGMAYVPQGQQAFSQLTTLENLQLVADGRRRGRALIDAQLARFPALEKFATRKAGLLSGGQRQQLAIARALITEPKLLILDEPTEGIQPTIVAEIEQTIMQLAGEGINVLLVEQHIGFALEAAERYVVLASGSVTQTGEGGKAATSTVRAAMAI
- the urtD gene encoding urea ABC transporter ATP-binding protein UrtD codes for the protein MTGASLVVTDLQVEFSGFVAVGGVSFDAHPGEVRFLIGPNGAGKTTCIDAITGLTKGTGSAKLGDKELLGKQVHKIVRLGVGRTFQTASVFDELTVLQNLDIAAGRHRPSTSLLRARRGVDPSIEQALEETGLTGELATPAGILSHGQKQWLEIAMLLVQDAKVLLLDEPVAGMSQDERTATGELLQRIAAKRIVLVVEHDMDFMRRFATRVTVLHQGRVLSQGTVAEVQADPKVQQVYLGTAGAATTAAMSVVLEPAAVTQNAKED
- the urtB gene encoding urea ABC transporter permease subunit UrtB, with product MDALISPLLNGSAQGALLLLAALGLSLTFGQMGVINMAHGEFLMIGAFAAYLVQQVITASGLSIPVALPVAFVVAGLFGLLLEVTIIQWMYRRPLDTLLVTVGVGLILQQAALQIFPSQGVPVEKPGWLDGQMNVLGYDWPLRQVFTIVLASVCVAALSAWLKYSPFGRRIRATVQNRDLAETSGISTRTVDRLTFFTGSGLAGVAGVAASLIGGTNSQMGAQYIIPAFLVVAAGGIGQLKGTIIAAWAVGVTLSFFAYWTTGSLAQVFAFILVIVFLQLRPQGLFTVRTRSLA
- a CDS encoding purine-cytosine permease family protein, producing the protein MSTDNARAAAEDSLEDYAFRYVPRTFRRWSAASVGATALGSIAFLADFSIGASIGIDHGTANAVLGIVFASVIIVIVGVPVAYYAARYNLDLDLIARGSGFGYYGSIITTVIFAGFTCIFFALEGAIMAQGLRVATGMPLWLGYLISTVVVIPIVIYGMRALERLQFWTTPLWLALALLPLLWIVVSDPEAVSAFTSFTGNSDGAVSFGAVVSSAAVCFALTPQLAEQIDYLRAMPPRTPSNARSWWMSFSFAGPGWVVFSGTKQVIGVFLAVYLLVRVEPTLGHQATEPVKQFVEMYRTLVPDWLAIVLALVLIVVAQVKINVTNAYSGSLAWSNVFTRMAKHYPGRTIFVLFNLVIAYVLMMLDVFTLISFVLSLYANVVMAWLVTIATDIAINKWVLHVSPRFPEFRRGMLHDWNPVGLVSVGLASVLSLLAFAGLFGAAVKPFSVLIAIGVAFVATPVTALATRGRYYLRRRSDGIDSPRFDADGNPSGERLRCHVTGYTFERPDMLASAERGPHGEVQYVSSLALTLDDSDRYVLPPEVTGPPRWAAARRASRRRGET